In Aphelocoma coerulescens isolate FSJ_1873_10779 chromosome 13, UR_Acoe_1.0, whole genome shotgun sequence, the following are encoded in one genomic region:
- the LECT2 gene encoding leukocyte cell-derived chemotaxin-2: MPALSLIALVSLVSTVFTRQLDVHPPQQQHQHWAQICSGNPTNQIRGCDRYGCGSFGADRHGGKEKHGGVDVICSDGATVYAPFSGQLSGPIRFFHNGNAIDDGVQIRGSGYCVKLVCIHPIRYHGQIRRGQQLGKMLPMQKVYPGIISHIHVENCDRSDPTHLLTPAVPPLPQQERGWAAVCSGNPTNEIRGCDRYGCGYYGAPRRNGKGKHHAVDVICADGATVYAPFSGQLSGPVKFFHNGNAIDDGVQIRGSGFCVKLLCIHPIRYNGAISKGQVLGRMLPMQRVFPGITSHIHIENCDRSDPTSNLERGKGQRD; the protein is encoded by the exons TTTTCACCAGGCAGCTGGATGTACACCCGCCCCAACAACAGCACCAACACTGGGCACAGATCTGCAGCGGGAATCCCACCAACCAGATCCGCGGCTGCGACAGATACGGCTGCGGGAGTTTCGGTGCTGACAG GCACGGTGGCAAAGAAAAGCACGGAGGTGTGGACGTCATCTGTTCTGATGGAGCCACGGTGTACGCTCCTTTCAGCGGGCAGCTCTCGGGACCCATCCGATTCTTCCATAATGGAAATGCCATTGATGATGGAGTCCAGATCAGGGGATCAG GTTACTGTGTGAAGCTTGTCTGCATTCACCCCATCCGGTACCACGGCCAAATCCGCAGAGGGCAACAACTCGGGAAAATGCTGCCAATGCAAAAAGTATATCCTGGCATTATTTCTCATATCCACGTTGAGAACTGTGACCGCTCTGATCCTACTCATCTGCTTACGCCTG CTGTTCCACCATTGCCACAACAGGAGAGAGGCTGGGCTGCAGTGTGTTCTGGGAACCCTACCAATGAGATAAGAGGCTGTGATAGGTATGGCTGCGGATACTACGGAGCTCCAAG aCGCAATGGCAAAGGGAAGCACCACGCAGTGGATGTCATCTGTGCCGACGGGGCGACTGTGTATGCTCCCTTCTCTGGCCAGCTCTCTGGGCCTGTTAAATTCTTCCACAATGGAAATGCCATTGATGATGGAGTCCAAATCAGGGGATCAG GATTCTGTGTAAAACTACTCTGTATCCATCCCATAAGATACAACGGTGCCATTTCCAAGGGACAAGTCCTTGGGAGAATGTTGCCAATGCAAAGAGTATTTCCTGGGATCACATCTCATATTCACATTGAGAACTGCGATCGCTCAGATCCTACAAGCAATCTtgaaagggggaaagggcaAAGAGATTGA